A single Klebsiella variicola DNA region contains:
- a CDS encoding ATP-binding protein: MSDVPVNSNMMFPAELTSLSPLAEWLAQQMASLPVGEEWRFALDLAACETATNIIRYALHEDRESRFGVEFRVADRRVTLRFTDSGETFPAERLALARGNEHFDVDPLAESGRGLRLILRAVDFFDVEMNAGKNITTLIKALPDPAVNYSADKNGG; encoded by the coding sequence ATGAGTGACGTGCCCGTGAATAGCAACATGATGTTTCCTGCCGAACTCACCTCGCTTTCACCGCTGGCGGAGTGGCTTGCCCAGCAAATGGCTTCGCTGCCTGTCGGGGAGGAGTGGCGTTTCGCGCTCGATCTCGCCGCTTGTGAAACGGCAACGAATATTATTCGCTATGCGCTGCATGAGGATCGGGAAAGTCGTTTTGGTGTGGAGTTTAGGGTCGCGGACCGACGGGTGACGCTGCGCTTTACCGACTCGGGGGAAACCTTTCCCGCCGAGCGCCTGGCGCTGGCGCGTGGTAATGAGCATTTCGATGTCGATCCGTTAGCGGAAAGCGGTAGAGGCTTGCGGCTTATTCTGCGTGCGGTGGACTTTTTTGACGTTGAAATGAATGCAGGGAAAAATATTACCACCCTGATAAAAGCGTTGCCTGATCCCGCTGTTAATTATTCAGCCGACAAAAACGGCGGTTGA
- a CDS encoding DJ-1/PfpI family protein — MSKKILMLVGDYAEDYETMVPFQALQMIGHQVDAVCPDKAAGDYVMTAIHDFDGAQTYSEKPGHRFTLNANFAAVKAEDYDALVIPGGRAPEYLRLNEEVIKLVQAFDAARKPIAAVCHGPQLLAAAGILQGRTCSAYPACAPEVRLSGGHYADIGIDQAHVDGNLVTAPAWPAHPQWLAKFAALLAE, encoded by the coding sequence ATGAGCAAGAAGATCCTGATGCTGGTCGGCGATTATGCCGAAGATTACGAAACGATGGTCCCTTTTCAGGCACTGCAGATGATTGGCCACCAGGTCGATGCCGTCTGCCCGGATAAAGCCGCTGGCGACTATGTCATGACCGCGATCCATGACTTTGACGGCGCCCAGACTTATAGCGAAAAGCCGGGGCACCGCTTCACCCTGAACGCCAATTTTGCCGCGGTGAAGGCCGAGGACTATGACGCGCTAGTGATCCCCGGTGGCCGGGCGCCGGAGTATCTGCGCCTGAACGAGGAGGTTATTAAACTGGTACAGGCATTCGACGCCGCGCGTAAACCTATCGCCGCCGTCTGCCACGGCCCGCAACTGCTGGCCGCCGCTGGTATTCTCCAGGGCCGCACTTGCAGCGCTTATCCCGCCTGTGCCCCGGAAGTGCGCCTGAGCGGTGGGCACTATGCGGATATTGGTATCGACCAGGCGCATGTTGACGGCAATCTGGTCACCGCCCCCGCCTGGCCGGCCCACCCGCAGTGGCTGGCGAAATTCGCCGCCCTGCTGGCGGAATAA
- a CDS encoding glycosyltransferase yields MDFYFSRFEHRRPPEPLSTPSWVRMIWQVFAVAALVLGANYIYWRWTASLNTDALWYAIPLVLAETLAWIGTVLFTINLWQEKDPPPGVPPTEINDCLRADEAVESRPIKVDLFIATYSEDVELVRLSIRDAMQMTYPGPLDYKVHVLDDGRRPEMKAVCEQEGANYITRQSNIGYKAGNLRNGLEHTDGDFLIICDADTRVFPTLLSHTLGYFRDPDVAWVQTPQWFFDLPEGEDLACWLRRKAGGAGYGVGWLAQKIVGPVTIGRDPFFNDPRMFYDVILRRRNWANAAFCCGAASVHRREAVMQAALRSYVWSVDAEIDRHTRDIRDPVTREALQDAMRPHVAFDTELTPYKFHVSEDIYTSILLHGDAARRWRSVMHPRIESKMLSPQDMLTWMIQRFKYAAGSLDILFHDNIFSRRRFKLSLPQTLMYATTFWSYLACVWNTVFLISPVIYLFTGIPPVSAWSTPFYLHFLPFFIASELAFMFGTWGISAWDGRASYLSFFSMNLRALDTVLRGEQIKFHVTPKERQTGRFLYLVKPQIAIVLLTLTGLIWGGIQVARGEVDDPSGYVINIFWGAVNIAAMLPLIFAAMWTPPEEQEASR; encoded by the coding sequence ATGGATTTTTATTTTTCCCGTTTTGAACATCGTCGACCGCCTGAGCCGCTCAGCACTCCGAGCTGGGTAAGAATGATCTGGCAGGTATTCGCTGTGGCCGCCCTGGTTCTTGGTGCCAATTATATTTACTGGCGCTGGACCGCGTCCTTAAACACTGACGCACTGTGGTATGCAATCCCTCTGGTGCTGGCGGAAACCCTGGCGTGGATTGGCACAGTTCTGTTCACCATTAATTTATGGCAGGAAAAAGATCCTCCGCCAGGCGTCCCCCCGACGGAGATCAACGACTGTCTGCGAGCGGATGAAGCGGTGGAGTCGAGGCCGATTAAAGTCGATCTGTTTATCGCCACCTATTCCGAAGACGTGGAACTGGTCAGGCTGTCGATCCGTGACGCCATGCAGATGACCTATCCCGGTCCGCTCGACTATAAGGTGCATGTCCTTGACGACGGGCGTCGCCCGGAAATGAAGGCGGTCTGCGAGCAGGAGGGGGCGAACTACATCACCCGTCAGAGTAATATCGGCTATAAAGCCGGTAACCTGCGCAACGGGCTGGAACATACCGATGGCGACTTTCTGATCATCTGTGATGCCGATACCCGCGTTTTCCCAACCCTGCTGAGCCACACGCTCGGCTACTTTCGCGATCCGGACGTCGCCTGGGTGCAGACCCCGCAGTGGTTTTTCGATCTCCCTGAGGGGGAGGATCTGGCATGCTGGCTGCGGCGTAAAGCTGGCGGCGCAGGCTACGGGGTGGGCTGGCTGGCGCAGAAAATCGTCGGTCCGGTGACCATCGGTCGCGATCCGTTTTTCAACGATCCGCGCATGTTTTACGACGTGATTTTACGGCGCCGTAACTGGGCTAACGCCGCGTTCTGCTGTGGTGCCGCCTCCGTTCACCGACGGGAAGCGGTGATGCAGGCGGCACTGCGCAGCTACGTCTGGAGCGTTGACGCCGAGATCGACCGTCATACGCGGGATATTCGCGACCCGGTAACGCGGGAAGCGCTGCAGGACGCCATGCGCCCCCACGTGGCCTTTGATACTGAACTGACGCCCTATAAGTTCCACGTCTCAGAAGATATTTATACCTCCATCCTGCTGCACGGCGACGCTGCTCGCCGCTGGCGCTCAGTAATGCACCCGCGGATCGAGTCCAAAATGCTCTCTCCGCAGGATATGCTGACGTGGATGATCCAGCGCTTTAAGTATGCCGCCGGATCGCTGGATATCCTGTTCCATGACAACATCTTCAGCCGACGCCGCTTTAAACTCTCGCTGCCGCAAACGCTGATGTACGCGACCACCTTCTGGTCCTATCTGGCCTGCGTGTGGAACACCGTGTTCCTGATCTCGCCTGTTATCTATCTCTTCACCGGCATTCCCCCAGTGTCGGCGTGGTCTACCCCTTTCTATCTGCACTTTTTACCCTTTTTTATTGCCTCCGAACTGGCCTTTATGTTCGGCACCTGGGGCATTTCTGCCTGGGACGGCCGGGCCTCTTACCTCTCCTTTTTCTCGATGAATCTGCGGGCGCTGGACACCGTTTTGCGCGGGGAGCAGATCAAATTTCACGTTACGCCGAAAGAGCGACAGACGGGCCGTTTTCTCTATCTCGTCAAGCCGCAAATTGCCATCGTTTTGCTCACCCTGACAGGGCTGATATGGGGCGGCATTCAGGTGGCGCGCGGTGAGGTTGACGACCCCTCCGGGTACGTCATCAACATTTTCTGGGGCGCGGTGAATATTGCCGCCATGCTGCCGTTGATTTTCGCCGCCATGTGGACGCCCCCCGAAGAGCAGGAGGCGAGCCGATGA
- the opgC gene encoding OpgC domain-containing protein has translation MSQVASAISQKETDKSIVWRYSLAGERDLRIDFMRGIALVMMVVAHTEVMSIFNIFSWERFGLTTGAEGFVILSGFMLGMLNRVRLQKAVLLTVGWGLYLRAWKIYQVNIIIIVSFLLLRYFPFINAFEVTHFTDRFSGTSWSLYPLTPQIKETWFNIILYLQIGPHQTQILGLYIFLLLLSPLFLGMLQKGHVYPLLGVSLLIYGCWQRWPVRVTPCEFEFAFPLLAWQFIFVLGMCCGWYKAELISFARTPPGKVAVAALVFIALILAFVAQNHTNPFMPPALLMHVIPPAEFNAFYHTWAAKNGLGPVRILNDISLMVTIYLLLTWCWRPLNWLAGWFLIPLGQRSLYTFILHVYIVLAVSQLVTFDLWHQAWIVNTLIHAAALGVLWLMAKYRVAARWIPN, from the coding sequence ATGAGCCAGGTTGCCTCAGCGATTTCGCAAAAAGAAACTGATAAATCAATAGTCTGGCGTTATTCTCTGGCGGGTGAACGCGACCTGCGTATCGACTTTATGCGCGGCATTGCTCTCGTTATGATGGTGGTGGCGCATACGGAAGTGATGTCGATATTTAATATTTTCAGCTGGGAGCGTTTTGGTTTGACCACTGGCGCCGAGGGTTTTGTGATCCTGTCGGGCTTTATGTTAGGGATGCTAAATCGTGTCAGATTACAAAAAGCTGTATTACTGACGGTGGGCTGGGGACTTTATCTGCGCGCATGGAAAATATATCAGGTTAATATTATTATTATTGTCTCTTTTCTTTTGCTGAGATATTTTCCGTTTATTAATGCCTTTGAAGTCACTCACTTTACCGATCGTTTTTCCGGGACCAGCTGGTCGCTCTATCCACTCACCCCGCAAATAAAAGAGACGTGGTTTAACATTATCCTCTATCTGCAGATTGGCCCACACCAAACGCAGATCCTCGGTCTCTATATTTTTCTGTTGTTACTCAGCCCGTTGTTTCTGGGAATGCTGCAAAAGGGTCACGTCTACCCCTTACTGGGCGTCTCGCTGCTGATCTACGGCTGCTGGCAACGCTGGCCGGTACGGGTGACGCCCTGCGAATTTGAATTCGCCTTTCCCCTGCTGGCCTGGCAATTTATCTTTGTGCTGGGAATGTGCTGCGGCTGGTACAAAGCGGAACTGATCTCTTTCGCCCGCACGCCACCCGGCAAAGTCGCCGTCGCGGCGCTGGTGTTCATCGCGCTTATCCTTGCGTTTGTCGCCCAGAACCATACCAATCCTTTTATGCCGCCCGCGCTGCTGATGCACGTGATCCCTCCGGCGGAGTTTAACGCCTTTTATCATACCTGGGCGGCGAAAAACGGCCTCGGGCCGGTACGGATCCTCAATGATATCAGTCTGATGGTCACTATTTATCTGTTATTGACCTGGTGTTGGCGTCCCCTGAACTGGCTGGCTGGCTGGTTCCTGATCCCGCTCGGGCAGCGTTCGCTCTACACCTTCATTTTGCATGTTTATATCGTGCTCGCCGTAAGCCAGTTGGTCACCTTCGATCTGTGGCACCAGGCGTGGATAGTGAACACCTTGATCCATGCCGCCGCGCTGGGCGTACTGTGGCTGATGGCCAAATACCGCGTCGCCGCACGCTGGATACCTAACTAA
- the tssL gene encoding type VI secretion system protein TssL, short form: MNEPKRGNAASIDIDALLQNTWLQVISLRHGPQFRDEEGYTLWQRCIADVERVQHELKASGLDDASCQHILTAQCALLDEAVKGRGVEDEACLQWYDIPLQGHFLGTMDAGDTLCDRMRDVLREPAPDLAVVTCFQRVMLLGFVGSFRSLNDPERLKLINALSEHVPPFQCPSTAPVLVENRAGLGISGWLASWPVRIGLSVMVVLVLWWGLNHWLDHLLLTLLPGTVK; the protein is encoded by the coding sequence GTGAATGAGCCTAAACGCGGTAACGCCGCGTCCATTGATATTGATGCGCTGCTGCAGAACACCTGGCTGCAGGTTATCAGCCTGCGCCACGGCCCGCAGTTCCGCGATGAGGAAGGGTACACGCTATGGCAGCGCTGTATTGCTGATGTCGAGCGCGTGCAACATGAGCTGAAGGCGAGCGGGCTTGATGACGCCAGCTGTCAGCATATTCTCACCGCCCAGTGCGCGCTGCTCGATGAAGCCGTGAAAGGGCGCGGCGTGGAGGATGAGGCCTGCCTGCAGTGGTATGACATTCCGCTGCAGGGGCACTTCCTCGGCACCATGGATGCCGGTGATACGCTGTGCGATCGGATGCGTGATGTGCTGCGTGAACCGGCGCCAGACCTGGCCGTGGTCACCTGTTTTCAGCGGGTGATGCTGCTGGGTTTTGTTGGCAGCTTTCGCTCCCTCAACGATCCCGAGCGCCTGAAGCTGATCAACGCGCTCAGTGAGCATGTCCCACCTTTTCAATGCCCGTCAACCGCTCCCGTACTGGTAGAGAATCGCGCCGGACTGGGGATAAGCGGCTGGCTGGCCTCCTGGCCCGTGCGAATTGGCCTGAGCGTGATGGTGGTACTCGTCCTGTGGTGGGGGCTGAACCACTGGCTCGATCACCTGCTGCTGACCCTGTTACCGGGGACGGTGAAATGA
- a CDS encoding STAS domain-containing protein, with protein MKIETERQASVTILTPAVRRLDASVAVAFKSAIAQEIGEAPGDLIVDFSEIDFIDSSGLGTLVSLMKMMNGKGEMTLCALNPGIRNMFTLTRMDRIFRICEDRTSALAQLNE; from the coding sequence ATGAAAATTGAAACCGAACGGCAGGCCTCGGTGACGATCCTGACGCCGGCGGTGCGTCGGCTGGATGCTTCCGTCGCAGTAGCCTTTAAATCGGCAATCGCCCAGGAGATAGGCGAAGCGCCCGGCGATCTGATTGTTGATTTCAGCGAAATTGATTTTATCGACAGTAGCGGTCTGGGAACCCTGGTTTCTCTGATGAAGATGATGAACGGGAAAGGGGAGATGACGCTGTGCGCGCTGAATCCTGGCATCCGCAATATGTTCACGCTGACCCGTATGGATCGTATTTTCCGCATTTGCGAGGATCGCACCTCGGCACTTGCGCAGTTAAATGAGTGA
- a CDS encoding PP2C family protein-serine/threonine phosphatase, whose translation MSAQHVLIVEDSLVYRRLLSRMLTQWGYIVSEAENGVAALAILENQPVSLVISDWEMPEMNGLTLCREVRRRQFGHYVYLILLTARENPGDLTQGFAAGADDFLSKPVEQSELRARLHAGARILSLEADLAARNTRLSEALRQIEQDLELAARIQQSVLPAHQLCYQGFFSDWIFLPSAWVSGDIFNVFPLGEHLGFYCVDVSGHGVGAAMMSLAVARQFLHGRAVERFLFSADNQPASPAEVVQILNGRFCSDEAEIVSYFTLIYGVIDLTTGEGKLCQAGHPTPFIVTVDGSVRSAGSGGAPVGLINHLSWADVSFSLAPGERLCLFSDGITECENRSGEQFGEARLQAWLQDSVTQPLPALLPRFARHLIHWRNGDAQETQAMADDVSLLIIERTGDSDEN comes from the coding sequence ATGTCGGCACAGCACGTCCTGATTGTTGAAGATTCGCTGGTTTATCGTCGGCTCTTGAGCCGAATGTTGACGCAGTGGGGCTATATCGTCAGTGAGGCGGAAAACGGCGTCGCCGCGCTGGCGATCCTCGAAAACCAGCCCGTCAGCCTGGTGATTAGCGACTGGGAAATGCCGGAGATGAATGGCCTGACGCTGTGCCGGGAAGTTCGCCGTCGCCAGTTTGGTCACTACGTTTATCTGATATTGCTCACCGCTCGCGAAAATCCGGGCGATTTAACGCAAGGGTTTGCGGCAGGGGCCGATGATTTTCTCAGTAAGCCGGTGGAGCAGAGTGAACTGCGGGCGCGACTGCACGCCGGGGCGCGGATCCTCTCCCTTGAAGCCGACCTCGCCGCGCGCAATACGCGGCTAAGTGAAGCGCTGCGGCAGATTGAACAGGATCTGGAGCTGGCGGCGCGCATTCAGCAGTCGGTTCTCCCGGCTCATCAGCTGTGCTATCAGGGTTTTTTCTCCGACTGGATTTTCCTGCCGTCGGCCTGGGTATCGGGGGATATTTTTAATGTTTTCCCGCTGGGGGAGCATCTCGGATTTTACTGCGTGGATGTCTCCGGGCACGGCGTGGGGGCGGCGATGATGTCGCTTGCCGTCGCCCGCCAGTTTCTACATGGCAGGGCGGTTGAGCGTTTTCTTTTCTCTGCTGATAACCAGCCGGCATCACCTGCCGAGGTAGTGCAGATCCTGAATGGTCGTTTTTGTAGCGACGAGGCAGAGATTGTCAGCTATTTCACCCTGATCTATGGCGTCATCGACCTCACAACCGGTGAGGGGAAACTGTGTCAGGCCGGGCATCCCACGCCGTTTATCGTCACCGTTGATGGAAGTGTGCGCTCGGCCGGTAGCGGTGGGGCGCCGGTGGGGTTGATAAACCATCTCTCATGGGCAGATGTCAGTTTCTCGCTGGCGCCAGGAGAGCGGCTTTGCCTGTTCAGCGACGGTATCACCGAATGTGAAAACCGGAGCGGTGAACAGTTTGGCGAAGCGCGTTTACAAGCGTGGCTGCAGGACAGTGTGACGCAGCCGCTGCCCGCGCTGCTGCCGCGGTTTGCCCGGCACTTGATCCACTGGCGCAATGGCGACGCGCAGGAGACCCAGGCGATGGCCGATGATGTTTCACTCTTGATTATTGAACGTACAGGGGACAGTGATGAAAATTGA
- a CDS encoding SDR family NAD(P)-dependent oxidoreductase → MNNSAKIALVTGGSRGLGRATVEALAQRGVNVVLTYNAYFAEANEVVKRVEALGARAIALPFSAGETDTFDGFVSAFQEALAELGADRFHYLVNNAGNASGMGFLNATEAEFDALYRIHVKGVFFLSQKLLPLLADGGRIVNVSSGLTRIVMANRAPYAIMKSAVETLTRYMAFELGSRAITVNCVAPGAIATDFSGGVVRDNPQVAQAVANMTALGRPGVPEDIGPMIASLLSDDHRWVNAQRIEVSGGMRI, encoded by the coding sequence ATGAACAATAGCGCAAAAATTGCCCTGGTGACAGGCGGCAGCCGCGGCCTGGGGCGCGCGACCGTTGAAGCGCTGGCTCAGCGCGGCGTGAATGTGGTATTGACCTATAACGCGTATTTTGCCGAGGCGAACGAGGTGGTTAAACGTGTTGAAGCACTGGGCGCCCGGGCGATTGCGTTGCCCTTCAGCGCCGGCGAAACCGATACCTTTGACGGATTTGTCAGCGCCTTTCAGGAGGCGCTGGCGGAGCTGGGGGCCGATCGGTTTCATTACCTGGTCAATAATGCCGGCAATGCCAGCGGCATGGGTTTTCTTAACGCCACGGAAGCGGAATTCGATGCGCTGTATCGTATCCACGTGAAGGGCGTTTTTTTCCTCAGCCAAAAACTGTTGCCGCTGCTGGCCGATGGCGGACGGATAGTGAATGTCTCGTCCGGGCTAACCCGTATCGTGATGGCGAACCGGGCGCCCTATGCGATCATGAAGTCCGCGGTGGAAACCCTGACCCGCTATATGGCGTTTGAGCTGGGCAGTCGCGCAATTACGGTGAACTGCGTGGCGCCCGGCGCCATCGCCACCGATTTCAGCGGCGGGGTGGTGCGGGATAACCCGCAGGTCGCTCAGGCGGTGGCGAACATGACGGCGCTGGGACGACCGGGGGTGCCAGAGGATATCGGGCCGATGATCGCCTCGCTGTTATCCGATGATCATCGCTGGGTGAATGCCCAGCGCATTGAGGTTTCCGGGGGAATGCGGATCTGA
- the tssB gene encoding type VI secretion system contractile sheath small subunit: MADTFQNEVPRARINLKLSLHTGGAQKKVELPLKLLTIGDFSHGKENRPLSEREKINVNKNNFNSVLSEFSPEVNLSVPNTLAGNGEEENVRLRFTDIKDFEPEQVARQIPQLRAMLAMRNLLRDLKSNLLDNATFRKELEAILKDPALSQELRDEMSALAPK; encoded by the coding sequence ATGGCTGATACGTTCCAGAATGAAGTCCCCAGGGCGCGCATTAATCTCAAATTATCTCTTCATACCGGCGGCGCGCAGAAGAAGGTCGAGCTACCGCTGAAGTTGCTTACCATTGGCGATTTTAGTCATGGTAAGGAAAACCGGCCTTTATCGGAAAGAGAAAAAATCAACGTCAATAAAAATAACTTTAACAGCGTACTTTCGGAATTTAGCCCGGAAGTTAACCTCTCGGTGCCGAATACGCTGGCCGGTAATGGTGAAGAGGAGAATGTCAGACTGCGTTTTACCGACATCAAAGATTTTGAACCGGAGCAGGTTGCCCGGCAAATACCGCAACTCCGCGCCATGCTGGCGATGCGTAATTTATTACGCGATCTCAAATCCAATCTGCTTGATAACGCCACTTTCAGAAAAGAGCTTGAGGCAATCCTGAAAGATCCGGCGCTGTCCCAGGAATTACGCGACGAAATGAGTGCGCTTGCCCCGAAATAA
- the tssK gene encoding type VI secretion system baseplate subunit TssK: MMKTERPLWGRGIMVSPQHFQQQAAYAAWTAEVIARMGLNHPWGVMEATFEPEMLKLGRLQAHRLQVRFQDGTMIDTDNADALPSALSLDGASGEAVIVLALPLMQANGGNCLKPEEVAERPVRFRQRWRDVRNQFGDDTRQIAVMQPELTLRFAHQDNSDYLTCPLVRLQRDSQGAWLIDETFLPPLLQIQGSRWLATQLEQLLTQLRARLTRLMAMRRESNERMADFAVADVSLFWLLNALNSAEPVLGYFLRDQQSPPERLYPELARLAGSLLTFSLTHQANAVPIYQHDQLNAVFPPLFDLLSDLLEASLPSRVVAIALEHDARLHFWQARLHDARLREGADYYLSVRSSVPVARLQEQFPRQCKVGSPDHVKAIVNSSRTGVPLTPLRHVPAAIPLRLENQYFSLDVSHPLATEMLQSGTCMFYVPGMLGEPELELFAVLRT, translated from the coding sequence ATGATGAAAACGGAACGTCCGTTGTGGGGCCGGGGCATTATGGTGTCGCCCCAGCATTTTCAACAGCAGGCTGCGTATGCAGCCTGGACTGCGGAAGTGATTGCCCGGATGGGGCTTAACCACCCCTGGGGAGTGATGGAGGCGACCTTCGAACCAGAGATGCTCAAACTGGGCCGCCTGCAGGCTCACAGGCTGCAGGTCCGGTTCCAGGATGGCACGATGATTGATACGGACAATGCCGATGCGCTGCCGTCCGCGCTGTCACTGGACGGCGCGTCCGGCGAGGCGGTGATCGTGCTGGCGCTGCCCCTGATGCAGGCGAATGGCGGCAACTGTCTGAAGCCGGAGGAGGTGGCCGAAAGGCCGGTGCGCTTCCGGCAGCGCTGGCGTGATGTCCGCAACCAGTTCGGGGATGATACCCGGCAGATTGCCGTCATGCAGCCGGAGCTGACCCTCCGCTTCGCCCATCAGGACAACAGCGATTACCTGACCTGCCCGCTTGTTCGCCTGCAGCGGGACTCGCAGGGGGCCTGGCTTATCGACGAGACGTTTCTCCCGCCGCTGCTGCAGATCCAGGGCAGCCGCTGGCTGGCGACGCAGCTTGAACAACTGCTTACTCAGCTTCGGGCTCGTCTGACGCGCCTGATGGCCATGCGTCGCGAGAGCAATGAACGGATGGCTGATTTTGCCGTGGCCGATGTCTCTCTGTTCTGGTTGCTGAACGCGCTGAACAGCGCCGAGCCGGTGCTGGGGTACTTTCTGCGTGACCAACAGAGCCCGCCGGAACGCCTCTATCCGGAGCTGGCGCGCCTGGCTGGCAGCCTGCTGACCTTTTCGCTTACCCATCAGGCGAATGCCGTCCCGATCTATCAGCATGACCAGCTGAACGCGGTTTTTCCGCCGCTGTTTGATTTACTGAGCGACCTGCTGGAGGCGAGCCTGCCGTCGCGGGTGGTGGCGATTGCGCTGGAGCATGATGCCCGGCTGCACTTCTGGCAGGCGCGTCTGCACGATGCCCGGCTGCGGGAAGGGGCTGACTACTACCTGTCGGTTCGTTCTTCGGTACCGGTCGCCCGACTGCAGGAGCAGTTTCCGCGACAGTGCAAAGTGGGCAGTCCGGATCATGTCAAAGCCATCGTCAACTCCTCGCGGACAGGGGTGCCCCTCACGCCATTGCGTCATGTGCCGGCGGCGATCCCGCTGCGTCTGGAAAATCAGTATTTCAGCCTCGATGTGTCCCACCCTCTGGCGACGGAAATGCTGCAGAGCGGCACCTGTATGTTTTACGTCCCGGGGATGCTCGGTGAGCCTGAACTTGAACTTTTTGCGGTACTACGAACGTGA
- the tssC gene encoding type VI secretion system contractile sheath large subunit, whose product MSVTTENAPVQGQTTLQENRAGEGVYASLFEKINLAPASHLGDINDFLDDAALSEAPAAERLTAAMQVFMDRIRQSGQRVEKLDKTLIDHHIAELDFQISRQLDAVMHHQEFQQVESLWRGLKQLVDNTDYRQNVKTEILDVAKDDLRQDFEDAPELIQSGLYWHTYTAEYDTPGGEPIGSVISAYEFDASPQDVALLRNISRVSAAAHMPFIGAVGPAFFLKETMEEVAAIKDIGNYFDRAEYIRWKSFRETDDARYIGLVMPRVLGRLPYGPDTVPVRSFNYVEQVKGPDHEKYLWTSAAFSFASNMVKSFVNNGWCVQIRGPQAGGAVKDLPIHLYDLGTGNQVKIPSEVMIPETREFEFASLGFIPLSYYKNRDYACFFSANSAQKPALYDTADATANSRINARLPYIFLLSRIAHYLKMIQRENIGTTKDRRLLELELNTWVRSLVTEMTDPGDELQASHPLRDASVVVEDIEDNPGFFRVKLYAVPHFQVEGMDVNLSLVSQMPKAKA is encoded by the coding sequence ATGTCTGTTACCACAGAAAACGCCCCTGTTCAGGGGCAAACCACGCTGCAGGAAAATAGGGCGGGCGAGGGCGTTTACGCCTCGCTGTTTGAAAAAATTAATCTCGCCCCGGCGTCTCACCTCGGGGATATCAACGACTTTCTGGACGATGCCGCGCTCTCCGAAGCGCCGGCGGCGGAGCGTCTCACCGCGGCGATGCAGGTGTTTATGGATCGCATCCGTCAGTCCGGTCAGCGGGTGGAAAAGCTCGACAAAACGCTGATTGACCACCATATCGCCGAACTGGATTTCCAGATAAGCCGTCAGCTGGACGCGGTGATGCACCATCAGGAGTTTCAGCAGGTCGAATCCCTGTGGCGCGGCCTCAAACAGCTGGTGGACAACACCGACTATCGGCAGAACGTCAAAACGGAGATCCTGGACGTCGCCAAAGACGATCTGCGCCAGGACTTTGAGGACGCGCCGGAGCTTATCCAGAGCGGCCTCTACTGGCACACCTATACCGCGGAGTATGACACTCCCGGCGGCGAGCCGATCGGCTCGGTGATCTCGGCCTATGAGTTCGACGCCAGCCCGCAGGATGTGGCGCTCCTGCGCAATATCTCCCGCGTCTCTGCGGCCGCCCATATGCCGTTTATCGGCGCCGTCGGCCCGGCCTTCTTCCTGAAAGAGACCATGGAAGAGGTGGCTGCTATTAAGGATATCGGCAACTACTTCGATCGCGCGGAATATATCCGCTGGAAATCATTTCGTGAAACCGACGATGCCCGCTACATCGGCCTGGTGATGCCGCGCGTGCTGGGTCGTCTGCCGTACGGTCCCGACACCGTGCCGGTGCGCAGCTTCAACTATGTCGAGCAGGTGAAAGGTCCGGACCACGAAAAGTATCTGTGGACCAGCGCGGCGTTCTCCTTCGCTTCCAATATGGTGAAGAGCTTTGTCAATAACGGCTGGTGCGTGCAAATTCGCGGTCCGCAGGCCGGCGGCGCGGTGAAAGATCTGCCCATCCATCTGTACGATCTGGGCACCGGCAACCAGGTGAAAATTCCTTCCGAGGTGATGATCCCGGAAACGCGGGAGTTTGAGTTCGCCAGCCTGGGCTTTATCCCGCTGTCGTACTACAAAAATCGCGATTACGCCTGTTTCTTCTCGGCCAACTCCGCGCAGAAACCGGCGCTGTACGATACCGCTGACGCCACCGCCAACAGCCGCATCAACGCGCGTCTGCCTTATATCTTCCTGCTGTCGCGCATCGCGCACTACCTGAAGATGATCCAGCGCGAGAATATCGGCACCACCAAGGACCGGCGGCTGCTGGAGCTGGAGCTGAACACCTGGGTGCGGAGCCTGGTGACTGAAATGACCGACCCCGGCGACGAGCTGCAGGCCTCCCATCCGCTGCGCGATGCCAGCGTGGTGGTGGAAGATATTGAGGATAACCCGGGCTTCTTCCGCGTGAAGCTGTACGCGGTGCCGCACTTCCAGGTCGAGGGGATGGACGTCAATCTGTCGCTGGTTAGCCAGATGCCAAAGGCGAAGGCGTAG